In Zingiber officinale cultivar Zhangliang chromosome 3B, Zo_v1.1, whole genome shotgun sequence, a single window of DNA contains:
- the LOC122056195 gene encoding pre-mRNA-splicing factor ATP-dependent RNA helicase DEAH1-like: MADESYLRTRVSDKLMSLMGYSKSVVVQYVIRLSKESSSPADLVRKLVEIGFSSSIETRSFAEDMYAKVPHNQAGPSNYQRGQYAKKQRAYKLLDDDDDTGTITPAAVSSEGKSDSRQKHFRKKRKIGDDEDNEDIIHKGHDQHVQNQTSKIDEDDNDSEEERRRDQEERAQLERNIRERDAAGTRKLMKPKLTEEEKEEHIRRSKALEDNNTLKLRKVSRQVYLQKRRDQKLLELKDEIVDHGYIFEDVKLTEAEERQLWYKEKIYELASEHIEDVDDIKEYRMPEAYDQEGGVNQGRRFAAAIHRYRDPGAGDKMVPFAEQEAWENCQSGKATLKSGSRNKQASADYEFVFEDGIGFIKESIMDGVNLEDEMSSEKPDDSTTKNALQKLQEERKTLPIHPYRDELLQAIHDHQVMVIVGETGSGKTTQIPQYLHEAGYTKRGLVGCTQPRRVAAMSVAARVSQEMGVKLGHEVGYSIRFEDCSSEKTILKYMTDGMLLREFLSEPDLASYSVIMVDEGHERTLSTDILFGLVKDVTRFRKDLKLLISSATLDAKKFSDYFDSAPIFKIPGRRFPVTINFTIAPEADYIDAAIVTVLQIHVTQPPGDILVFLTGQEEIETIDEILEYRTRGFGTKIAELIICPIYANLPTELQAKIFEPTPDGARKVVLATNIAETSLTIDGIKYVVDPGFCKIKSYNPRTGMESLLINPISKASAMQRAGRSGRTGPGMCFRLYTEYNFQHDLDDNAVPEIQRTNLANVVLTLKSLGVNDLVNFDFMDPPPSEALLEALGQLYALNALNSLGELTKIGRRMAEFPLDPMLSKMIVASEKYKCSEEAITIASMLSIGNSIFYRPKNKQVHADNARMNFHTGNVGDHIALLNVYNTWKETNYSTQWCYENYIQVRSMKRARDIRDQLEGLLERVEIEPTSNLSDLDAVKKAITSGFFHHSAKLQKTGAYRTVKKPQTVHIHPSSGLAEVLPRWVIYHELVLTTKEYMRQVTELKPEWLIEIAPHYYQMKDVEDASTTKMPRGKGLAAD; the protein is encoded by the coding sequence ATGGCAGATGAAAGCTATTTGAGGACCCGGGTCTCAGACAAGCTAATGTCTCTGATGGGTTACTCCAAAAGTGTTGTTGTACAATATGTTATTAGATTGTCCAAGGAGTCATCTTCACCTGCTGATCTTGTGCGTAAGCTTGTGGAGATTGGCTTTTCTTCATCAATAGAAACCCGTTCGTTTGCTGAGGATATGTACGCAAAGGTTCCACATAACCAAGCTGGTCCTAGTAACTATCAGAGGGGTCAATATGCAAAGAAGCAAAGGGCGTACAAACTTCTGGACGACGATGACGACACAGGGACGATAACACCAGCTGCTGTATCTTCTGAGGGAAAGTCGGATTCTCGTCAAAAGCATtttagaaagaagaggaagattgGTGACGATGAAGATAACGAGGATATAATACACAAGGGACATGACCAACATGTTCAAAACCAGACATCAAAAATCGATGAAGATGATAATGATtcagaagaagagaggaggcgaGACCAAGAAGAAAGAGCACAATTAGAGAGGAATATCAGAGAACGAGATGCAGCTGGGACACGAAAGTTAATGAAGCCAAAATTGACGgaggaggagaaagaggagcaTATTCGGAGGTCAAAGGCTCTTGAGGATAATAATACTTTGAAATTAAGGAAAGTTTCGAGGCAAGTATATTTACAGAAAAGGAGGGACCAGAAGCTCTTGGAACTCAAGGATGAGATTGTTGATCATGGATATATATTTGAGGATGTTAAACTAACTGAAGCAGAAGAAAGACAACTCTGGTACAAAGAAAAAATTTACGAACTCGCATCAGAGCACATAGAGGATGTGGATGACATCAAAGAGTATAGGATGCCTGAGGCATATGACCAAGAAGGAGGTGTAAATCAAGGGAGAAGATTTGCCGCAGCTATCCATAGATACAGAGATCCTGGTGCTGGAGATAAGATGGTCCCTTTTGCTGAACAGGAAGCATGGGAAAACTGTCAAAGTGGGAAGGCAACTTTAAAATCTGGTTCGAGGAACAAGCAAGCTTCTGCTGACTATGAGTTCGTCTTCGAAGATGGTATTGGCTTCATCAAGGAGTCCATTATGGACGGAGTCAATTTGGAAGATGAAATGTCTTCTGAGAAACCTGATGATTCAACCACAAAGAATGCATTGCAAAAActtcaagaagagagaaagacTCTGCCAATTCACCCTTATAGGGATGAATTGCTCCAAGCTATTCATGACCATCAGGTCATGGTCATTGTTGGAGAAACAGGTTCAGGTAAAACAACTCAAATACCACAGTATTTACATGAGGCTGGATATACCAAACGTGGATTGGTTGGTTGTACTCAGCCACGGCGTGTTGCAGCCATGAGTGTGGCTGCAAGGGTTTCTCAGGAGATGGGGGTCAAACTTGGGCATGAGGTTGGATATTCAATTCGATTTGAAGATTGTTCTTCGGAAAAGACTATTCTCAAATATATGACTGATGGAATGTTGCTCAGGGAATTCCTTAGTGAACCTGACTTGGCTAGCTACAGTGTTATAATGGTTGATGAGGGGCATGAGCGAACTCTGTCAACAGACATCTTGTTTGGATTGGTAAAAGATGTAACTCGTTTCCGCAAAGATCTTAAGCTTCTTATATCAAGTGCAACACTGGATGCTAAAAAATTCAGTGATTACTTTGATTCTGCCCCAATTTTCAAGATACCAGGGAGACGATTTCCTGTTACAATAAATTTCACAATAGCACCAGAAGCTGATTATATAGATGCTGCCATTGTCACAGTTCTTCAGATACATGTGACTCAACCCCCTGGGGATATTCTTGTATTCCTTACAGGCCAGGAGGAAATTGAAACGATTGATGAAATACTTGAGTACAGGACAAGGGGTTTTGGTACAAAGATAGCAGAACTAATAATATGCCCCATTTATGCAAACCTTCCTACTGAGCTCCAGGCAAAAATATTTGAACCTACTCCAGATGGTGCTCGTAAAGTTGTGTTGGCTACTAACATTGCCGAAACGTCCCTTACAATTGATGGCATAAAGTATGTCGTGGATCCTggattttgtaaaataaaatcaTACAACCCACGAACTGGTATGGAGTCATTGTTAATAAATCCAATCTCAAAAGCATCAGCGATGCAAAGGGCTGGAAGATCTGGACGTACAGGACCCGGAATGTGTTTCCGTCTTTACACTGAATATAATTTTCAGCATGATCTGGATGATAATGCTGTACCAGAAATTCAAAGAACAAACCTTGCAAATGTCGTACTGACACTGAAAAGTCTAGGCGTCAATGATTTGGTAAATTTTGACTTCATGGATCCTCCACCCTCAGAGGCATTGCTAGAGGCCCTCGGACAACTTTATGCTCTTAATGCATTAAACAGCCTCGGTGAATTGACAAAGATTGGAAGAAGGATGGCAGAATTTCCACTGGATCCCATGCTGTCGAAAATGATCGTTGCTTCAGAGAAGTATAAGTGCTCTGAAGAGGCTATAACTATTGCCTCAATGCTTTCTATTggtaattcaatattttatcgtCCGAAGAACAAACAAGTGCATGCCGATAATGCGAGGATGAATTTTCATACTGGGAATGTCGGGGATCATATTGCCTTGCTTAATGTTTACAATACTTGGAAGGAAACTAACTACTCAACCCAGTGGTGCTACGAGAACTATATTCAGGTCCGTAGTATGAAGCGGGCAAGGGATATCAGAGATCAATTGGAAGGTCTCTTAGAAAGGGTTGAGATTGAACCAACTTCAAACTTGAGTGACCTAGATGCAGTGAAGAAGGCCATAACTTCAGGATTCTTCCACCATTCAGCAAAACTGCAAAAGACTGGTGCGTACAGAACAGTAAAAAAACCTCAAACGGTGCATATTCATCCAAGCTCTGGTCTCGCAGAGGTTCTACCACGCTGGGTCATTTACCATGAACTTGTACTCACAACGAAAGAATACATGCGACAGGTCACAGAATTGAAACCGGAGTGGCTGATAGAAATTGCTCCGCATTATTATCAGATGAAGGATGTTGAAGATGCCTCAACAACGAAAATGCCTCGTGGAAAAGGGCTAGCAGCAGATTAA